One genomic segment of Actinomycetota bacterium includes these proteins:
- the ftsH gene encoding ATP-dependent zinc metalloprotease FtsH yields MAERSTTTAGTQPLAGLKKRFDDWNLRRRRRNSAKRKSTGRRTTIALSVIVLLLFAAFAASLRYLTPKPEGLEISIDQLSALADEKRIETAEFRDEDNHLVGTFLAESLEPEEPGKAKGDGDKGAGAKGGEGNGAGGAGSAAGGKGKAAGGNDGGARADAVEEEPSVAPIGEGTYWLAYPSSDAAFGVLAEVVTAAGATVTVDPQTSKTIVRAVSTYLLPLLILASFFGLLFTAGKGGGSAIGEVMTFGSMDKKGKKGGKASATTFADVGGAEEAVIELKEVVDYLTNPKRYEEIGAVPPKGVLLFGPPGCGKTLLAKAVAGEAGVPFFSVAGAEFVESLVGVGAARVRDLFARVRAVAPAIVFIDELDAAGRKRGHGEGGGSDEREQTLNQMLVEMDGFEVSAGLVVIGATNRPDILDPALLRPGRFDRHITVDQPDAAGRKAILELHAKGKPMAVAVDLGYIAKRTPGFSGADLANVINEAALLTLREGKPTVETPELEEAIQRVLHGPKRRGRVLTPEEERRAAYHESGHAIVAAALGRADDLHRVSILARARGIGGTGLERQDETLLLTRDQIFARVVVAMAGMAAEELVLGEPSTGAENDLEQATDLVRDIVGRYGMSPALGRARLLIGDVDQYLGGESAFANLSDQTHVEFDNEVRRLLSEAETQARRLLDANRSALNEMAERLEVDETLEGAPLEEILHKVPRSDVALGTIFTSRDGNGRATAATAARTAGKK; encoded by the coding sequence ATGGCTGAACGGTCCACGACCACGGCGGGAACTCAACCGCTCGCGGGTCTGAAGAAGCGCTTCGACGACTGGAACCTGCGCCGGCGCCGGCGCAACTCCGCGAAGCGGAAGTCGACGGGCCGCCGGACGACGATCGCGTTGTCGGTCATCGTGCTCCTTCTGTTTGCTGCGTTCGCCGCCTCCCTCAGGTACCTCACCCCGAAGCCGGAGGGGCTCGAGATCTCGATCGACCAGCTGAGCGCGCTCGCGGACGAGAAGCGGATCGAGACGGCGGAGTTCCGCGACGAGGACAACCACCTCGTCGGGACCTTCCTGGCGGAGTCCCTCGAGCCGGAGGAGCCGGGGAAGGCGAAGGGTGACGGGGACAAGGGCGCCGGAGCCAAGGGCGGTGAGGGTAACGGTGCCGGAGGAGCGGGCAGCGCTGCTGGCGGCAAGGGGAAAGCCGCGGGTGGCAACGACGGTGGCGCTCGCGCGGATGCTGTCGAGGAGGAGCCGTCGGTTGCGCCCATCGGCGAGGGCACTTACTGGCTCGCCTATCCATCCAGCGACGCAGCTTTCGGTGTGCTGGCCGAGGTCGTCACGGCGGCGGGCGCGACCGTGACGGTCGACCCACAGACGTCCAAGACGATCGTGAGGGCGGTTTCGACCTACCTCCTTCCGTTGCTCATCCTGGCCAGCTTCTTCGGGCTGCTGTTCACCGCCGGAAAGGGTGGCGGCTCAGCCATCGGCGAGGTGATGACCTTCGGCTCGATGGACAAGAAGGGCAAGAAGGGTGGCAAGGCGAGTGCGACCACGTTCGCCGACGTCGGCGGTGCCGAGGAAGCCGTGATCGAGCTGAAAGAGGTCGTCGACTACCTCACGAACCCAAAGCGGTACGAGGAGATCGGCGCAGTGCCGCCGAAGGGCGTGCTGCTGTTCGGCCCCCCCGGGTGTGGCAAGACCCTGCTGGCGAAGGCGGTGGCCGGAGAGGCCGGCGTTCCCTTCTTCTCTGTAGCGGGGGCCGAGTTCGTCGAGTCGCTGGTGGGCGTCGGGGCCGCCCGTGTTCGCGACCTCTTCGCGCGGGTCCGGGCGGTTGCGCCGGCGATCGTCTTCATCGACGAGCTCGACGCCGCCGGACGCAAGCGTGGTCACGGTGAGGGTGGCGGGTCGGACGAGCGCGAGCAGACGCTGAACCAGATGCTGGTCGAGATGGACGGCTTCGAGGTCAGCGCCGGCCTGGTCGTGATCGGTGCGACCAACCGCCCCGACATCCTCGACCCGGCGCTCCTGCGCCCGGGCCGCTTCGACCGCCACATCACGGTCGACCAACCGGATGCAGCGGGCCGGAAAGCGATCCTGGAGCTGCATGCGAAGGGCAAGCCGATGGCGGTCGCGGTCGATCTGGGCTACATCGCCAAACGAACGCCGGGGTTCTCGGGCGCCGACCTCGCCAACGTGATCAACGAAGCCGCTCTCCTGACGCTGCGCGAGGGGAAGCCGACGGTCGAGACGCCGGAGCTGGAGGAGGCGATCCAGCGCGTGCTGCACGGACCGAAGCGACGCGGCCGCGTCCTGACGCCGGAGGAAGAGCGCCGGGCGGCCTACCACGAGAGCGGGCACGCGATCGTTGCGGCCGCCCTAGGTCGTGCGGACGACCTCCACCGTGTGAGCATCCTCGCCAGGGCGCGAGGGATCGGCGGCACCGGGCTGGAGAGGCAGGACGAGACGCTTCTCCTCACGCGCGATCAGATCTTCGCTCGCGTGGTCGTGGCGATGGCCGGGATGGCGGCAGAGGAGCTGGTGCTCGGGGAACCGTCGACCGGCGCGGAGAACGATCTCGAGCAGGCGACGGACCTGGTCCGGGACATCGTCGGGCGCTATGGGATGAGCCCCGCCCTGGGCCGCGCTCGCCTGCTTATCGGGGACGTCGACCAGTACCTCGGCGGCGAGTCGGCCTTCGCGAATCTGTCCGACCAAACCCATGTCGAGTTCGACAACGAGGTTCGGCGGCTGCTGTCGGAGGCGGAGACCCAGGCGCGGCGCCTGTTGGACGCCAACAGAAGCGCCTTGAACGAGATGGCGGAGCGACTCGAGGTGGACGAGACGCTGGAGGGGGCTCCCCTGGAGGAGATCCTGCACAAGGTCCCGCGCAGCGACGTCGCGTTGGGAACGATCTTCACCTCGCGCGACGGCAATGGCCGCGCCACCGCAGCTACCGCGGCGCGGACGGCTGGCAAGAAGTAG
- the mug gene encoding G/U mismatch-specific DNA glycosylase — protein MRDVIADDLDVLFCGINPGLYSGAVGHHFARPGNRFWPALHRGGFTPRLLSPFEERDLLTLGLGITNIVARTTARADELEADELRRGAARLRRKVLNRRPRWLAPLGLTAYRIGFGDASARVGPQEARIGATRVWLLPNPSGLNAHYQPDDLAAEFARLRAAVAG, from the coding sequence ATCCGCGACGTCATCGCGGACGATCTAGACGTTCTGTTCTGCGGGATCAATCCCGGCCTCTATTCCGGGGCCGTCGGGCACCACTTCGCGCGGCCGGGGAACCGATTCTGGCCGGCGCTGCACAGGGGCGGCTTCACCCCTCGTCTCCTGAGCCCGTTCGAGGAACGGGACCTCCTCACGCTCGGCCTCGGGATCACCAACATCGTCGCGCGCACCACTGCTCGCGCCGACGAGCTGGAGGCGGACGAGCTGCGGCGAGGTGCGGCGCGCCTTCGGCGCAAGGTCCTGAATCGTCGCCCGCGTTGGCTCGCGCCGCTGGGGCTCACGGCGTACCGGATCGGCTTCGGCGATGCGAGCGCGCGGGTCGGGCCTCAGGAGGCTCGCATCGGGGCTACGCGAGTGTGGCTGTTGCCGAACCCGAGCGGGTTGAACGCGCATTACCAGCCAGACGATCTCGCGGCCGAGTTCGCACGCCTCCGAGCTGCGGTAGCAGGCTGA
- a CDS encoding ABC-F family ATP-binding cassette domain-containing protein, whose protein sequence is MIITLSGVWKSFGARDLFRGADLQLRARDRVALVGPNGSGKTTLVEMLMGLQAPDRGDISIASDVVMGYLPQETDDLRGRTVLEEVLSVGSQVTDAGHRMKVLEHEMADLPPGEERDKLVREYGAMQDRFTALGGYSLEAEAKKILGGLAFSDNDLARRTETFSGGWLMRIALAKLLLSKPDLLMLDEPTNHLDVESVEWLERFLVAYEGAILLISHDRDFMNTIATKVVEIDRQQLITYTGDYEAFVQQREQVALQREAAAKHQARERAQTEQFISRFRYKASKARQVQSRIKALERTEKVEPVARSRRNMKLTFPKPPPASRVVLELDGVAFSYGDKNVYEKLSLAIERHHKIAIVGPNGAGKSTLLKLIAGVLEPTGGERRVSPKTRLGYFAQHQIEALDPSKRIIEELQASIPRDANVKPRDLLGRFLFSGDDVDKPISVLSGGERTRVALAKMLVSPLNLLCLDEPTNHLDIASRDVLEDALEDYEGALVLITHDRHLIRSVADHIVEVVEGTIAVYDGDYDYYLSKRQRELAISPPPRTGAPPDATAAKERRRQNAQARERTRALRKEVATIEKKLERASAEIDRIGAILADPNVYSTDVDITKLSREYEASRDRVTSLEEAWQHASEKLEAVEAGAEA, encoded by the coding sequence ATGATCATCACCCTCTCAGGAGTCTGGAAGTCGTTCGGCGCGCGTGACCTCTTCCGCGGGGCGGACCTGCAGCTGAGGGCGCGCGACCGCGTGGCGTTGGTGGGGCCGAACGGCTCCGGCAAGACCACGCTGGTCGAGATGCTGATGGGCCTGCAGGCGCCCGACCGCGGCGACATCTCGATCGCCTCCGATGTGGTCATGGGATACCTCCCACAAGAGACAGACGACCTCCGTGGCCGCACGGTGTTGGAAGAGGTCCTTTCGGTGGGATCGCAGGTGACGGATGCGGGGCACCGGATGAAGGTGTTGGAGCACGAGATGGCCGATCTGCCGCCAGGTGAGGAGCGCGACAAGCTCGTGCGCGAGTACGGCGCGATGCAAGATCGGTTCACCGCTCTTGGTGGTTACAGCTTGGAGGCCGAGGCGAAGAAGATCCTCGGCGGGCTCGCCTTCAGCGACAACGATCTGGCGCGGCGGACCGAAACGTTCTCCGGTGGCTGGCTGATGAGGATCGCGCTCGCCAAGCTGCTGCTGTCGAAGCCGGATCTGTTGATGCTCGATGAGCCGACGAACCATCTAGACGTGGAGTCGGTGGAGTGGCTGGAGCGATTCCTCGTGGCCTATGAAGGCGCCATCCTGTTGATCTCTCACGACCGTGACTTCATGAACACGATCGCGACGAAGGTCGTCGAGATAGACCGTCAGCAGCTGATCACCTATACCGGCGACTACGAGGCCTTCGTCCAACAACGGGAGCAGGTGGCGCTGCAGCGGGAAGCGGCCGCGAAGCACCAGGCGCGAGAGCGCGCTCAGACCGAGCAGTTCATCAGCCGGTTCCGCTACAAGGCGTCGAAGGCGCGTCAGGTGCAGAGCCGGATCAAGGCGTTGGAGCGAACCGAGAAGGTGGAACCCGTCGCGAGATCACGACGCAACATGAAGCTCACGTTCCCGAAGCCTCCGCCCGCGTCGCGGGTGGTGCTGGAGCTCGACGGCGTCGCGTTCTCTTATGGAGACAAGAACGTCTACGAGAAGCTCTCGCTCGCGATCGAGCGACACCACAAGATCGCGATCGTAGGTCCGAACGGCGCCGGGAAATCAACGCTCCTCAAGCTGATCGCCGGCGTGCTCGAACCAACCGGAGGCGAGCGACGCGTCAGCCCGAAGACGAGGCTCGGCTACTTCGCGCAGCACCAGATCGAGGCGCTCGATCCGAGCAAGCGGATCATCGAGGAGCTCCAGGCGTCGATCCCCCGGGACGCGAACGTGAAGCCGCGCGACCTCTTGGGACGCTTCCTGTTCTCGGGCGACGACGTGGACAAGCCGATCAGCGTCTTGTCGGGCGGCGAGCGGACGCGTGTAGCGCTGGCGAAGATGCTCGTGTCACCCTTGAACCTCCTGTGTCTCGACGAGCCGACGAACCACCTCGACATCGCGAGCCGCGACGTCTTAGAAGATGCGCTCGAGGATTACGAAGGCGCGCTGGTGCTGATCACGCACGACCGTCACCTGATCAGAAGCGTTGCGGACCACATCGTCGAAGTGGTGGAGGGGACGATCGCCGTGTACGACGGCGACTACGACTACTACCTCTCCAAGCGGCAGAGAGAGCTCGCGATATCGCCGCCGCCCAGGACCGGCGCACCGCCCGACGCGACCGCGGCGAAGGAGCGACGACGGCAGAATGCACAGGCCCGGGAGCGGACCCGCGCTCTTCGCAAGGAGGTCGCCACGATCGAGAAGAAGCTCGAGCGTGCGAGCGCCGAGATAGATCGGATCGGGGCCATATTGGCCGACCCGAACGTGTACTCGACCGATGTCGACATCACGAAGCTCTCGCGCGAGTACGAGGCCTCCCGCGACCGCGTCACCTCGCTAGAGGAGGCGTGGCAGCACGCGAGCGAGAAGCTCGAGGCGGTGGAAGCGGGGGCCGAGGCGTAA
- a CDS encoding YihY/virulence factor BrkB family protein, whose amino-acid sequence MIKLIARLLTFKFVISGLRSRQGGAPPSGPRARAAFAGPSSRSPSARAEQNRSAGAGRGIPVQAEGSPGPDSPLDLDPLDWKATAKRTLKEIKDDRVTLIAAGMAYYWFLALFPAVIAAIGVLGLISAPESMYESIEASVRNTLPSGAGDIIATAIENARGPAGSASLVAALVGIAVALWSASSGMVALQKGLNVAYDVAEERKFVKARLVGFALILATGLLGGVPSPIFTFGESTVFIVIGWILTVVAVMVMFSLYYYLGPNRESPRWTWVSTGGIVGALLWLIVSIGFGFYVTEFDSYGKTYGSMAGVVVLILWLFLTSVSVLIGGELNAELERQASRKGTASS is encoded by the coding sequence ATGATCAAACTCATAGCCCGCCTGTTGACCTTCAAGTTCGTCATCTCGGGCCTGCGGTCGCGCCAGGGTGGAGCACCGCCATCGGGTCCGCGGGCTCGTGCGGCGTTCGCCGGACCCTCCTCGCGGTCGCCCTCCGCGCGCGCGGAGCAGAACCGCTCCGCCGGGGCCGGGCGCGGGATCCCGGTGCAGGCGGAAGGGAGCCCCGGCCCGGATTCACCGCTCGACCTCGATCCACTCGACTGGAAAGCCACCGCGAAGCGGACCTTGAAGGAGATCAAGGACGACAGGGTGACTTTGATCGCTGCGGGCATGGCCTACTACTGGTTCCTTGCGCTGTTTCCCGCGGTGATCGCCGCGATCGGCGTCCTCGGGTTGATCAGCGCCCCTGAGTCGATGTACGAGTCGATCGAGGCGTCGGTCCGGAACACGCTTCCGTCGGGCGCAGGTGACATCATCGCAACGGCTATCGAGAACGCCCGCGGCCCCGCCGGCTCGGCCTCTTTGGTTGCGGCTCTGGTCGGTATCGCGGTCGCGCTTTGGAGCGCCTCGTCGGGGATGGTCGCGTTGCAGAAAGGGCTGAACGTTGCTTACGACGTGGCGGAGGAGAGGAAGTTCGTAAAGGCACGCCTGGTGGGGTTCGCCCTGATCCTCGCGACCGGGCTTCTGGGCGGCGTTCCGTCTCCGATCTTCACGTTCGGCGAGTCGACGGTGTTCATCGTGATCGGGTGGATCCTGACGGTCGTCGCGGTGATGGTCATGTTCAGCCTCTACTACTACTTGGGCCCGAATCGCGAGTCTCCGAGGTGGACGTGGGTGAGCACCGGAGGGATCGTCGGGGCGCTCCTGTGGTTGATCGTCTCGATCGGGTTCGGCTTCTACGTCACCGAGTTCGACTCTTACGGCAAGACCTACGGGAGCATGGCGGGCGTCGTTGTCTTGATCCTGTGGCTGTTCTTGACGTCGGTGTCCGTTCTCATCGGTGGCGAGCTGAACGCGGAGCTGGAGCGACAGGCCTCGAGAAAGGGCACCGCTAGCTCCTAG
- a CDS encoding CBS domain-containing protein has product MTPSVECIGENDTVLDAAKMLAKLNVGSMPICGEDNRLKGMLTDRDIVVKVLAEGRDPATTKAGELGQGKPVTIGADDSIQLAIQTMADHKVRRLPVIDGHDLVGIVSQADVAKNAEDDDIGRLVEVISTGG; this is encoded by the coding sequence ATGACCCCCTCGGTGGAGTGCATCGGCGAGAACGACACCGTCCTCGACGCCGCGAAGATGCTGGCGAAGCTGAACGTCGGCTCGATGCCCATCTGCGGCGAGGACAACCGCCTCAAGGGCATGCTGACCGACCGCGACATCGTGGTGAAGGTCCTCGCCGAAGGACGTGACCCGGCGACCACGAAGGCCGGCGAGCTGGGACAGGGCAAGCCGGTCACGATCGGGGCGGACGACTCGATCCAGCTCGCGATCCAGACCATGGCCGATCACAAGGTCCGGCGGCTGCCGGTCATCGACGGTCACGACCTGGTCGGCATCGTCAGCCAGGCCGACGTCGCGAAGAATGCCGAGGACGATGACATCGGCCGGCTCGTCGAGGTGATCTCGACGGGCGGTTAG
- the ftsH gene encoding ATP-dependent zinc metalloprotease FtsH: MDSLRDRFRKQQESQPPKGEKASPKGPPGPDPARQRWTTLAWILGSLLLFSFLQGGLGSAERTELSLSELFDRVEAGQVKEATISERTVEGVLQPEGDGAAEEEFTTTLPPTFESDQLFRRLDEAGVDVTGAQPSAFSGILVSLLPLFLIGLLYYFFIFRRLRNLGGGAGGPLSLGKNKAKLYDRTDMKTTFDDVAGVDEVETELAELVDYLRNSDKFKKVGARIPKGVLLVGPPGTGKTLLARAVAGEAQVPFFYISASEFIELFVGLGAARMRDLFQQARDRAPAIVFIDEIDAIGQSRSGAAGYQMGSNQEQEQTLQQLLTEMDGFEANTGVIIVAASNRPEVLDPALLRPGRFDRQIQVNLPEVKGREQILEIHARDVPLEPGVDLKVLARRTPGFSGAQLANVINEGALLAARRGKTTVGMLELEEAIDRVVAGLERRSQVLTDEERKLVAFHELGHALVAYFVDHSDPVHRISIIPRGIGALGYTQQLPEEERYLMSEPELHDRIAVLLGGRAAEETVFGFATTGAQDDLKKATEIARRMVMEFGMSPRVGPINIADNGPRFLSPAFRRTEEVSDETEVAIDREVKSILIQAQQRARGILGEHRDDLDQLARLLLERENLSGRDLAAHFERRLVTEELEAEPTPT, from the coding sequence ATGGACTCCCTGAGGGACCGATTCCGCAAGCAACAAGAGAGCCAGCCGCCCAAGGGCGAGAAGGCCAGCCCAAAGGGGCCGCCCGGGCCGGATCCGGCGCGCCAACGATGGACGACCCTCGCGTGGATCCTTGGGAGCCTCCTCCTGTTCTCTTTCCTGCAGGGCGGACTCGGGTCTGCGGAGCGCACCGAGCTGTCTCTCTCCGAGCTGTTCGACCGCGTCGAAGCGGGCCAGGTCAAGGAGGCCACGATCTCCGAGAGAACGGTGGAAGGCGTGCTGCAACCTGAGGGCGACGGCGCCGCGGAAGAGGAGTTCACCACGACCCTTCCTCCCACCTTCGAGAGTGATCAGCTCTTCCGGCGCCTCGACGAAGCCGGTGTCGACGTGACCGGCGCCCAGCCGAGCGCCTTCAGTGGGATCCTCGTGTCCCTGCTGCCGTTGTTCTTGATCGGCCTCCTGTACTACTTCTTCATCTTCAGGCGGCTGCGCAATCTCGGTGGGGGAGCGGGCGGTCCGCTGTCGCTCGGTAAGAACAAGGCCAAGCTCTACGACCGAACGGACATGAAGACGACCTTCGATGACGTCGCAGGCGTGGACGAGGTCGAGACCGAGCTGGCCGAGCTGGTCGACTACCTGCGAAACTCCGACAAGTTCAAGAAGGTCGGGGCGCGCATCCCGAAGGGGGTCCTGCTCGTCGGTCCGCCCGGCACGGGCAAGACGCTGTTGGCGCGAGCCGTTGCGGGCGAAGCCCAGGTTCCTTTCTTCTACATCTCTGCATCGGAGTTCATCGAGCTGTTCGTCGGCCTCGGCGCGGCACGGATGCGCGACCTGTTCCAACAAGCGCGTGACCGCGCGCCGGCGATCGTGTTCATCGACGAGATCGACGCCATCGGGCAGTCCCGTTCAGGGGCCGCGGGTTATCAGATGGGCTCGAACCAGGAGCAGGAGCAAACGCTGCAACAGCTCTTGACGGAGATGGACGGCTTCGAGGCCAACACGGGCGTGATCATCGTCGCCGCTTCGAACCGTCCCGAGGTCCTCGACCCCGCGTTGCTCCGTCCGGGCCGCTTCGATCGCCAGATCCAGGTGAACCTTCCAGAGGTGAAGGGGCGCGAGCAGATCCTGGAGATCCACGCCCGCGATGTACCGCTGGAGCCCGGGGTCGACCTGAAGGTGCTGGCCCGGCGGACGCCGGGTTTCTCCGGGGCGCAGTTGGCCAACGTCATCAACGAGGGCGCGCTGCTGGCTGCGCGGCGCGGCAAGACGACCGTCGGGATGCTCGAGCTGGAGGAAGCGATCGACCGCGTCGTGGCGGGACTGGAACGGCGGTCACAAGTGCTGACGGATGAGGAGCGCAAGCTCGTCGCGTTCCACGAGCTGGGGCACGCGCTGGTTGCCTACTTCGTCGACCACTCTGACCCCGTGCACCGCATCTCGATCATCCCGCGCGGGATCGGCGCGCTCGGCTACACGCAGCAGTTGCCGGAAGAGGAGCGATACCTGATGTCGGAGCCGGAGCTGCACGACCGGATCGCCGTCCTTCTCGGGGGCCGGGCTGCGGAGGAGACCGTCTTCGGCTTTGCCACGACCGGAGCGCAGGACGATCTGAAGAAGGCAACAGAGATCGCGCGGCGGATGGTGATGGAGTTCGGGATGTCGCCGCGCGTCGGCCCGATCAACATCGCCGACAACGGACCACGCTTCCTGTCTCCCGCCTTCCGACGCACCGAGGAGGTCTCGGACGAGACCGAGGTGGCCATCGACCGCGAGGTAAAGAGCATCTTGATCCAAGCCCAGCAGCGGGCGCGCGGGATCCTCGGCGAGCACCGCGACGACCTGGACCAGCTCGCGAGGTTGCTCCTGGAGAGGGAGAACCTGTCGGGGCGCGATCTCGCGGCGCATTTCGAGCGGCGGCTTGTGACCGAAGAACTCGAGGCGGAGCCCACCCCCACCTAG
- a CDS encoding TetR/AcrR family transcriptional regulator, producing MTGQQRRAQLLDVARSRFASKGFDATSIEEIAQTAGVSKPVVYEHFGGKEGMYAVIVDREVQHLLGRITEALDGTTPRELLEQAALAFLTYIEEEPDGFTILVRDSPLPSSTGTLASVIGDIASQVEYVLVNEFKRRGFDVKLAPLYSRALVGMVGLVGQWWLDTAKPRRDVVAAHLVNLAWNGLKGLEQKPRLVATPGAGGRRTPRPDDLVGES from the coding sequence ATGACCGGCCAACAGCGGCGCGCTCAGTTGCTGGACGTGGCGCGCTCCCGCTTCGCATCCAAGGGCTTCGACGCCACGTCCATCGAGGAGATAGCTCAGACCGCGGGCGTGTCGAAGCCGGTCGTCTACGAGCACTTCGGCGGCAAAGAGGGCATGTACGCGGTCATCGTGGATCGCGAGGTCCAACACCTGCTGGGTCGCATCACGGAGGCGCTGGACGGGACGACGCCGCGCGAGCTGCTGGAGCAGGCAGCGCTCGCGTTCCTCACCTATATAGAGGAGGAACCCGACGGCTTCACGATCCTCGTTCGCGACTCGCCTCTGCCGTCTTCAACGGGAACGCTGGCGAGCGTCATCGGCGACATCGCGTCGCAGGTGGAATACGTATTGGTGAACGAGTTCAAGCGCCGTGGGTTCGACGTCAAGCTCGCGCCCCTCTACTCGCGGGCGCTGGTCGGGATGGTCGGGCTGGTGGGGCAGTGGTGGCTGGACACCGCCAAGCCGCGCCGCGATGTCGTGGCGGCGCATCTCGTGAACCTCGCGTGGAACGGCTTGAAGGGCCTCGAGCAGAAGCCCCGGCTCGTCGCCACACCTGGCGCGGGGGGACGGCGGACGCCGCGGCCAGACGATCTGGTGGGGGAGAGCTAA
- a CDS encoding acyl-CoA desaturase: MTNAMLDEEAPPARPPYVIPGVVELQGPALKLQRRLVLLVTVVPLLGVAFAAWTLWGRGLSLLDAALFLLTYVFTGLGVTVGFHRLFTHRSFKTTPALRALLAVAGSMAIQGPIIKWVADHRRHHAFADQPGDPHSPHLDEGPGLRGVLKGLWHAHMGWFWDEEVTELKRWAPDLMKESPIRRIDSLFPLWATLSFVGPGIIGLVVTRSWSGALTAFVWGGLVRIFLLHHVTWSVNSICHFYGKRPHDTTDHSTNNWPLALISFGESWHNNHHAFPVSAVHGIGRRQVDLTAGVIRALEKAGVVWDVRTVTEKQLEAVRPAVE, translated from the coding sequence GTGACGAACGCCATGCTCGACGAAGAGGCGCCGCCAGCGCGGCCGCCCTACGTGATCCCGGGGGTGGTGGAGCTACAGGGTCCCGCCCTGAAGCTCCAGCGACGCCTGGTCTTGCTCGTGACCGTCGTCCCCCTCCTCGGGGTCGCGTTCGCGGCCTGGACGCTGTGGGGCCGGGGGCTGTCCCTGCTGGACGCAGCCTTGTTCCTTCTCACCTACGTCTTCACCGGTCTCGGGGTAACCGTCGGCTTCCACCGGCTGTTCACGCATCGGAGCTTCAAGACCACGCCGGCGCTGCGGGCGCTGCTCGCGGTGGCGGGCTCGATGGCGATCCAGGGTCCGATCATCAAGTGGGTGGCCGACCATCGCCGCCACCATGCCTTCGCGGATCAACCCGGCGACCCGCATTCGCCGCACCTGGATGAGGGACCCGGCCTCCGGGGGGTTCTGAAGGGGCTGTGGCACGCGCACATGGGCTGGTTCTGGGACGAAGAGGTGACCGAGCTGAAGAGGTGGGCGCCCGATCTCATGAAGGAGTCGCCCATCCGCAGGATCGACTCGCTGTTCCCGCTGTGGGCGACGCTGTCGTTCGTCGGACCCGGGATCATCGGACTCGTCGTGACCCGAAGTTGGTCGGGTGCGCTCACCGCCTTCGTGTGGGGCGGCCTCGTCCGGATCTTCTTGCTGCACCACGTCACCTGGAGCGTCAACTCGATCTGTCACTTCTATGGCAAGCGGCCGCACGACACGACCGACCACAGCACCAACAACTGGCCTCTGGCACTCATCAGCTTCGGCGAGTCCTGGCACAACAACCACCACGCCTTCCCGGTCTCGGCCGTCCATGGCATAGGTCGGCGCCAGGTCGACCTGACCGCCGGCGTGATCCGCGCTCTCGAGAAGGCGGGGGTTGTGTGGGACGTCAGAACGGTGACCGAGAAGCAGCTGGAGGCGGTGAGGCCGGCCGTCGAGTAG